A part of Brassica napus cultivar Da-Ae chromosome A9 unlocalized genomic scaffold, Da-Ae chrA09_Random_18, whole genome shotgun sequence genomic DNA contains:
- the LOC106415129 gene encoding LOW QUALITY PROTEIN: serine/threonine-protein kinase prpf4B (The sequence of the model RefSeq protein was modified relative to this genomic sequence to represent the inferred CDS: inserted 7 bases in 7 codons; substituted 1 base at 1 genomic stop codon), with product MENDKQIESHHRKHHRSSSPSDEADKSSKRHKHRHHKHHHKRHHRHHRDKKRDDETELMDVTPIGDSHGGEDDVEEGEILDEEGLANVKTPDSDGESXEIKSDEFQGDDLTVDGVSVARNAETSNGVLTRESERKDKRWYKEYGGPSDRVGKRSDDNGRSSLSLENSEEKRKNSNWSPTNSRQSNELRARSRSRSHDREREMSRSRLVAADEFPVRRRHHDPSRDYLYDRVEAGRTEDSYYRRGRYGEDDRQYGREILERERSKERDMVREGSIRDKDSERSKRRERDSERRTERERESRRMIEVERERLKDYERVRSIDRDRRRERERERRGRSSDWDRRREREEDYVRDRDNERGKSRDRTRYESRERKREKERENDKDRDKGRELKTDNEKYKSVDVGNGERYSFNSPNPCEYFITDDKALLYCVAPNYFAITSRNEDAQNDNDEGVIWKSPEEEEEELNRIKEESRKRMEAILEKYKKKPDQQNELSSQDKGKDDVKENGAPDSASSPIVIAANADPXKDNSDIYAIDSDVAKTSLTTGAPPTMFGISHPERTLAPAGLGEGSPKSERSADMFHDDIFGESPAANEKVDHTRGKGDGVPMVRSGLYDNWDDAEGYYSYQFGELIDGRYEVIATHGKGSSSTVVRAKDLKAGPAEPEEVAXKIIRNNETMHKAGQTEVQILKKLAGSDREDKRHCVRFLSSFKYRNHLCLVFESLHLNLREVLKKFGRNIGLKLSAVRSYSKQLFIALKHLKNCGVLHCDIKPDNMLVCKXEQNVLKLCDFGNAMFAGKNEVTPYLVSRFYRSPEIILGLTYDHXLDIWSVGCCLYELYCGKVXFPGATNNDMLRLHMELKGPFPKKMLRKGAFIDQHFDHDLNFYATEEDNVSGKMMKRMIVNXKPKDFGSIIXGYPGEDPKMLAHFRDLLDKIFILDPEKRLTVKQALAHPFITSK from the exons ATGGAGAACGACAAGCAGATCGAATCTCACCACCGCAAGCACCACCGTTCGTCTTCACCGTCCGACGAGGCCGATAAATCATCGAAGCGGCACAAGCACCGTCATCACAAGCACCACCACAAGCGCCATCACCGACATCACCGTGATAAGAAGCGCGACGATGAGACGGAACTGATGGATGTTACTCCGATTGGAGATAGTCACGGCGGTGAGGATGACGTTGAGGAGGGGGAGATTCTAGATGAAGAAGGGCTCGCCAATGTTAAGACGCCAGATTCCGACGGCGAAT GCGAAATCAAATCCGATGAATTTCAAGGCGACGATCTG ACTGTCGATGGGGTTTCTGTTGCTCGGAATGCCGAGACTTCTAATGGTGTTCTAACTCGTGAATCTGAAAGGAAGGACAAGAGGTGGTATAAAGAGTATGGAGGTCCTTCAGACAGAGTTGGTAAGAGAAGTGATGATAATGGGAGGAGCTCACTTTCTTTGGAAAACTCTGAGGAGAAGCGTAAGAATAGTAACTGGTCTCCGACAAACAGCAGGCAGTCTAACGAACTCCGTGCTCGGAGTAGGTCTAGGTCACATGATCGGGAGAGGGAAATGTCAAGATCAAGGCTTGTTGCGGCGGATGAGTTTCCAGTCAGACGGAGACATCATGATCCGAGTAGGGATTATCTATATGACAGAGTTGAAGCAGGGAGAACTGAGGACAGTTATTATCGACGTGGGCGATATGGGGAAGATGACAGGCAATATGGTCGAGAAATCTTGGAAAGAGAAAGAAGTAAGGAGAGGGATATGGTCCGGGAGGGAAGCATACGAGATAAAGATTCAGAAAGAAGTaaacggagagagagagatagtgaACGTAGGACGGAAAGAGAACGAGAGAGTAGGAGGATGATTGAGGTTGAGCGTGAAAGGCTGAAAGACTATGAACGGGTGCGTAGCATTGATAGGGATAGGAGAAGGGAAAGGGAAAGGGAAAGACGAGGTAGGAGCAGTGATTGGGATAGGAGAAGGGAGAGGGAAGAAGATTATGTTCGAGACAGAGACAATGAAAGAGGTAAGAGTAGAGATAGAACAAGGTATGAAAgtagagagaggaagagagaaaaggaaagggAGAATGACAAAGATAGGGACAAAGGAAGAGAACTCAAGACTGATAACGAGAAGTATAAAAGTGTTGATGTGGGCAACGGGGAAAGGTATTCTTTCAATAGTCCTAACCCTTGTGAATATTTCATTACAGATGATAAAGCTTTGTTATATTGTGTGGCTCCTAACTATTTTGCGATCACGTCCAGAAATGAGGATGCTCAAAATGATAATGACGAAGGAGTTATATGGAAATCtccggaggaagaagaagaagaactaaaCAGAATCAAGGAGGAGAGTAGGAAGCGAATGGAAGCCATACTGGAGAAATATAAGAAGAAGCCCGATCAGCAAAACGAACTTTCTTCGCAGGATAAGGGGAAAG ATGATGTTAAAGAAAATGGTGCTCCAGATTCGGCTTCTTCCCCTATTGTCATAGCTGCTAATGCTGATC GCAAAGATAACTCGGACATTTATGCTATAGATAGTGATGTTGCCAAAACATCATTAACAACTGGTGCGCCACCTACTATGTTTGGAATTTCTCACCCAGAGAGGACTTTAGCTCCAGCCGGGCTTGGCGAAGGTAGCCCGAAG AGTGAAAGATCAGCTGACATGTTTCATGATGATATATTTGGAGAGTCCCCAGCTGCTAATGAAAAAGTG gaCCACACGCGAGGGAAAGGTGATGGTGTTCCGATGGTAAGGAGCGGGCTTTATGATAATTGGGATGATGCAGAGGGCTATTACA GCTATCAGTTTGGCGAGCTAATTGACGGTAGATATGAAGTCATTGCTACACATGGAAAAGGGTCTTCCTCTACTGTGGTTCGTGCTAAAGATTTAAAAGCTGGACCAGCTGAACCTGAAGAAGTGG ATAAAATTATTCGTAACAACGAGACAAT GCATAAAGCTGGCCAGACTGAGGTGCAGATATTGAAGAAGCTGGCTGGTTCTGACCGAGAAGACAAGCGCCATTGTGTTCGTTTTCTTTCAAGTTTTAAGTATCGGAATCATCTTTGCTTGGTGTTTGAGTCGCTCCATTTGAATCTTCGTGAGGTCTTGAAGAAGTTTGGCCGCAACATCGGTCTTAAACTCTCTGCGGTTAGGTCTTATTCAAAGCAGCTATTCATTGCCCTTAAACACTTGAAGAACTGTGGGGTTCTTCACTGCGATATAAAACCTGACAACATGCTGGTCT GTAAATGAGAACAAAACGTCTTAAAGCTTTGTGACTTCGGTAATGCGATGTTTGCTGGCAAAAATGAAGTTACGCCATATCTTGTTAGTCGTTTTTACAGATCCCCTGAAATCA TTCTGGGGCTCACCTATGACC CTCTGGATATATGGTCAGTTGGCTGCTGTCTATATGAGCTATATTGTGGGAAAG CTTTTCCTGGCGCCACAAATAATGACATGTTACGCCTTCATATGGAACTGAAAGGCCCCTTCCCCAAAAAGATGCTTCGTAAG GGAGCATTTATTGATCAGCACTTTGATCATGACTTGAACTTTTACGCTACAGAGGAGGACAATGTTAGTGGAAAG atGATGAAGAGAATGATCGTAA GTAAGCCGAAAGATTTTGGTTCAATTA AAGGTTACCCTGGTGAGGATCCCAAGATGTTAGCTCATTTCAGGGATCTCTTAGACAAAATTTTCATCCTTGATCCCGAGAAGAGGCTGACTGTAAAACAGGCATTAGCTCACCCATTCATCACTAGCAAATGA